From a region of the Nocardioides ginsengisegetis genome:
- a CDS encoding O-antigen ligase family protein, with amino-acid sequence MPEAVRTTAPDTTIRRVLSVRSRADGVTALTIYLVALTCIPARLVVGPLAGVGAPATIVALLLAGWWAWHQLSRTEPGTRAQPLRIAYFVVAGAFGVSYVAAMVRPIDSPEFSTAQIAMVGLVGWGGVLLVANDGIPDPRRLVVLCRRLACAGGALATLGVAQFATHQQIVDKLRIPGLRANGALVALGTREGFSRPEATALHPIEFGAVITMILPVAVALAMSDRGRSPLRRWYPVVALGVAIPLSISRSALISAFVGLAVLGVAWTPAVRRSAFAWVAALNAVVLVVEPGVFRSLLSLFTDIGGDTSAQSRTSSYAMAWDYIQMSPLVGRGFATFLPSYRILDNQLLGLLIEVGAVGLAAFLALLCVAVACGVLARRRTTDPVLAQLGQALAASVCAALCSLALFDGLAFPMSGGMLFLVLGITGALWQVVRTGEPRA; translated from the coding sequence GTGCCTGAGGCCGTCCGGACCACGGCCCCGGACACGACGATTCGACGTGTCCTGTCGGTCAGGTCCCGCGCGGACGGCGTCACGGCCCTCACGATCTACCTCGTCGCGCTGACGTGCATCCCCGCCCGGCTCGTGGTCGGTCCGCTGGCGGGCGTCGGGGCCCCGGCGACGATCGTCGCGCTGCTGCTGGCCGGCTGGTGGGCGTGGCACCAGCTGTCCCGGACCGAGCCCGGCACGAGGGCGCAGCCACTGCGGATCGCGTACTTCGTCGTCGCCGGGGCCTTCGGCGTCAGCTACGTCGCGGCGATGGTGCGCCCGATCGACTCGCCGGAGTTCTCGACCGCCCAGATCGCGATGGTGGGCCTGGTGGGCTGGGGCGGTGTCCTCCTGGTAGCCAACGACGGGATCCCGGACCCTCGCCGGCTGGTCGTCCTGTGCCGGCGACTGGCCTGTGCTGGTGGCGCGCTCGCGACCCTCGGTGTGGCCCAGTTCGCGACTCACCAGCAGATCGTCGACAAGCTCAGGATCCCCGGGTTGCGGGCGAACGGCGCGCTGGTGGCCCTGGGGACCCGGGAGGGGTTCAGCAGGCCCGAGGCGACCGCGCTGCACCCGATCGAGTTCGGTGCGGTCATCACGATGATCCTGCCGGTGGCCGTCGCGCTGGCCATGTCCGACCGCGGGCGCTCGCCCCTCCGACGGTGGTACCCCGTCGTGGCCCTCGGCGTGGCCATCCCGCTGTCCATCTCGCGGTCCGCGCTCATCTCCGCCTTCGTGGGCCTCGCCGTCCTCGGCGTCGCCTGGACGCCGGCCGTGCGCAGGTCCGCCTTCGCCTGGGTGGCGGCCCTCAACGCGGTCGTGCTCGTGGTGGAGCCCGGCGTCTTCCGGAGCCTGCTGAGCCTGTTCACCGACATCGGCGGCGACACCAGCGCCCAGTCCCGGACGAGCTCCTACGCGATGGCGTGGGACTACATCCAGATGAGCCCGCTGGTCGGCCGCGGCTTCGCGACCTTCCTGCCCAGCTACCGGATCCTGGACAACCAGCTGCTCGGACTGCTGATCGAGGTGGGCGCCGTCGGCCTCGCGGCGTTCCTGGCACTGCTCTGCGTGGCCGTCGCCTGCGGCGTGCTGGCCCGCCGGCGGACGACCGACCCGGTGCTGGCCCAGCTGGGGCAGGCACTGGCCGCGAGCGTGTGCGCGGCGCTGTGCAGCCTCGCTCTCTTCGACGGCCTCGCCTTCCCCATGTCCGGCGGGATGCTGTTCCTCGTCCTGGGCATCACCGGCGCCCTCTGGCAGGTGGTGCGCACCGGGGAACCCCGTGCCTGA
- a CDS encoding right-handed parallel beta-helix repeat-containing protein produces MPDRPGAMAGPTVLTSLTGLLAAVTLLLSGCGVDSPPPRAATASAPQVPLDCATAPHACGYPDATNTGIAPGPLLRVPQDVTSGPGWHYDPRGWIEIDGPGAVFDRKQTHLGLDVVAPDVTISNSLILASGDTIAISLRRAHRVTIRDNEIAGGEALGPERLGVAIKDIFSDTTGIRVLRNEIRYASTGVQIDAGLIEDNYIHDLGLVDGDHVNGTTSNAGVHLLEIRHNTIFNPYEQTDAVSLFQDFGPQENRVIADNLLAGGGYTIYGGANPGLGATARDIRVTDNRIARIFFPNGGYYGPVAAWAADGNVWEGNIWDDTGAAIPAPVEADG; encoded by the coding sequence GTGCCTGACCGGCCCGGAGCGATGGCCGGCCCGACCGTGCTGACGAGCCTCACCGGCCTCCTCGCCGCGGTGACGTTGCTCCTCTCCGGGTGCGGTGTGGACTCGCCGCCGCCCCGCGCCGCCACGGCGTCGGCCCCGCAGGTCCCGCTGGACTGTGCGACGGCGCCCCACGCGTGCGGCTACCCCGACGCGACCAACACCGGGATCGCACCCGGCCCGCTGCTCCGGGTGCCCCAGGACGTGACCAGCGGACCGGGCTGGCACTACGACCCGCGCGGCTGGATCGAGATCGACGGCCCCGGCGCGGTCTTCGACCGGAAGCAGACCCACCTGGGACTGGACGTCGTCGCGCCCGACGTCACGATCAGCAACTCACTGATCCTGGCCAGTGGGGACACCATCGCGATCTCGCTGCGACGGGCGCACCGGGTCACGATCCGCGACAACGAGATCGCCGGCGGCGAGGCCCTCGGACCGGAGCGGCTCGGGGTCGCCATCAAGGACATCTTCTCCGACACCACCGGGATCCGGGTCCTGCGCAACGAGATCCGCTACGCCTCGACCGGCGTGCAGATCGACGCCGGCCTCATCGAGGACAACTACATCCACGACCTCGGGCTCGTCGACGGGGACCACGTCAACGGGACCACGAGCAACGCGGGCGTGCACCTGCTGGAGATCCGCCACAACACGATCTTCAACCCGTACGAGCAGACCGACGCCGTGAGCCTCTTCCAGGACTTCGGGCCGCAGGAGAACCGGGTGATCGCCGACAACCTGCTCGCGGGCGGCGGCTACACGATCTACGGCGGCGCGAACCCGGGCCTGGGGGCCACCGCGCGCGACATCAGGGTCACGGACAACCGGATCGCCCGCATCTTCTTCCCCAACGGCGGCTACTACGGCCCCGTCGCGGCCTGGGCCGCCGACGGGAACGTGTGGGAGGGCAACATCTGGGACGACACGGGGGCCGCGATCCCGGCACCCGTGGAGGCCGACGGATGA
- a CDS encoding glycosyltransferase, giving the protein MTAPPYAGLWAGQDVVVLAAANSWDEARMADHQLAVALSAHAPVLYVDPAASVLARARVHGLRGARLDERVRQVADRVLRLSPEGLPAGSRPGVADLNRAVVAHQVRRTLRHTGGTVQAYLDANVLAPTMDRVPARTRVYWAQDDFVGMGPLVGVSPALLARAERRLSAAADAIIAANPTVAASLESPGRTLHLIPFGCDAGLFGGPLPDGDPAVRLPRPIAFLMGTLNDRLDVDCLRAVADEGVSLLLVGPRSPRFASAAFDALLALPNVQWTGPRAFEDLPAVVAHADVGIVPYTHSRFNEGSFPLKTLEYLAAGLPVVATDLPAIRWLASPHVEVADTAAEFGRAVALLARRPHDPEAVGHRRCFARAHSWEQRATEFARVLGL; this is encoded by the coding sequence ATGACCGCCCCGCCGTACGCCGGTCTCTGGGCCGGTCAGGACGTCGTCGTGCTGGCCGCCGCCAACAGCTGGGACGAGGCACGGATGGCCGACCACCAGCTCGCCGTCGCGCTCTCCGCCCACGCCCCGGTGCTGTACGTCGATCCCGCGGCGTCGGTCCTCGCCCGCGCCCGGGTGCACGGGCTGCGAGGCGCGCGGCTCGACGAGCGGGTCCGCCAGGTGGCCGACCGGGTGCTCCGGCTGTCCCCCGAGGGACTCCCGGCGGGCAGCAGGCCCGGCGTCGCCGACCTGAACCGGGCGGTGGTGGCCCATCAGGTCCGGCGGACCCTGCGGCACACGGGCGGGACCGTGCAGGCGTACCTCGACGCGAACGTGCTGGCGCCCACGATGGACCGGGTCCCGGCCCGCACGCGCGTCTACTGGGCCCAGGACGACTTCGTCGGCATGGGTCCGCTCGTCGGCGTGAGCCCCGCGCTCCTGGCGCGGGCCGAGCGGCGGCTGAGCGCCGCGGCCGACGCGATCATCGCCGCGAACCCGACGGTGGCGGCGTCGCTGGAGTCCCCCGGCCGCACCCTCCACCTGATCCCGTTCGGCTGCGACGCCGGGCTCTTCGGCGGGCCCCTTCCGGACGGCGACCCGGCCGTCCGCCTGCCGCGGCCGATCGCGTTCCTCATGGGCACCCTGAACGACCGGCTCGACGTCGACTGCCTCCGGGCCGTCGCGGACGAGGGTGTCTCGCTGCTCCTCGTCGGACCGCGGAGCCCACGCTTTGCGAGCGCGGCGTTCGACGCGCTGCTCGCCCTGCCGAACGTGCAGTGGACCGGCCCGCGCGCCTTCGAGGACCTGCCCGCCGTGGTGGCCCACGCCGACGTGGGGATCGTCCCCTACACGCACTCCCGCTTCAACGAGGGCAGCTTCCCGCTGAAGACGCTGGAGTACCTCGCGGCCGGGCTCCCGGTGGTCGCCACGGACCTGCCGGCGATCCGCTGGCTGGCCTCACCCCACGTGGAGGTCGCCGACACGGCCGCGGAGTTCGGCCGGGCGGTGGCGCTGCTGGCGCGCCGGCCCCACGACCCGGAGGCCGTCGGCCACCGGCGGTGCTTCGCCCGGGCGCACAGCTGGGAGCAGAGGGCCACCGAGTTCGCCCGCGTGCTGGGCCTCTGA
- a CDS encoding oligosaccharide flippase family protein, with the protein MTAVEVPGGPSMGRRMQHAALWTSLNSFVLRLAQFAVGVVVARLVAPEQFGVFAVALIVHAIVSNISDLGVSAAIVRADRSLHSIAPTVLTIALTASSMLTASMFFAAPVLATSLGAPEAASAIRILSFTVLLGGLTSVPYGILVRDFRQDKRFVADVLNFVVSTAAVIVLAKRGWGADGLAWSRLGGQLVSWAVLVAMITPRFRPGWRRSEARAVLRYCLPLAGASVVAFALTNVDSVIVGRELGPLALGLYALAYNVAGWPVSVFGMMINEVALPAFAHVRRDWNNLPARLAAIFALAAAVALPVSLCCLALADSLVVSVYGPTWGRAAPVLAVLGVFGSMRILLTVLTIYLTAVGASRSVLAIQGTWIAALVPALMFAVHSDGIVGAGVAQPLVAVLVVCPLAFWAVRRHGGGSAWHLLRACARPALGTCLVGATLLAVRELTTPGWTQLLVAGTLSLLVYAASTGPWVRRHLRSIRQQWDAHDAAQEQEPARA; encoded by the coding sequence ATGACTGCCGTCGAGGTCCCCGGCGGTCCCTCGATGGGCCGCCGGATGCAGCACGCCGCCCTCTGGACCAGCCTCAACTCGTTCGTGCTCCGTCTGGCGCAGTTCGCCGTCGGCGTGGTCGTCGCCCGGCTGGTCGCACCCGAGCAGTTCGGCGTCTTCGCGGTGGCGCTGATCGTGCACGCGATCGTCAGCAACATCAGCGACCTGGGCGTGAGCGCGGCCATCGTCCGCGCCGACCGGAGCCTGCACTCGATCGCCCCGACCGTGCTCACGATCGCGCTCACGGCGTCCTCGATGCTCACCGCGTCGATGTTCTTCGCGGCGCCGGTCCTCGCGACCAGCCTGGGGGCCCCGGAGGCGGCCTCGGCGATCCGCATCCTGTCCTTCACGGTGCTTCTCGGCGGGCTCACCTCGGTGCCCTACGGGATCCTCGTGCGCGACTTCCGGCAGGACAAGCGGTTCGTCGCCGACGTCCTCAACTTCGTCGTCAGCACCGCGGCGGTGATCGTCCTGGCGAAGCGGGGCTGGGGCGCCGACGGCCTGGCCTGGTCCAGGCTCGGTGGCCAGCTCGTGTCGTGGGCCGTGCTCGTCGCCATGATCACCCCGCGCTTCCGGCCGGGGTGGCGCCGCAGCGAGGCCCGGGCCGTGCTGCGCTACTGCCTCCCGCTCGCCGGTGCCAGCGTGGTCGCCTTCGCCCTCACCAACGTGGACTCGGTCATCGTCGGACGCGAGCTCGGCCCGCTGGCCCTCGGCCTCTACGCCCTCGCCTACAACGTCGCCGGCTGGCCGGTCAGCGTGTTCGGCATGATGATCAACGAGGTGGCGCTCCCGGCGTTCGCCCACGTGCGCCGCGACTGGAACAACCTGCCTGCACGGCTGGCCGCGATCTTCGCCCTCGCCGCCGCCGTGGCGCTTCCGGTGAGCCTGTGCTGCCTGGCCCTCGCGGACTCGCTCGTCGTGTCCGTCTACGGACCGACCTGGGGCAGGGCCGCGCCGGTCCTGGCGGTCCTGGGCGTCTTCGGGTCGATGCGGATCCTGCTGACCGTCCTGACCATCTACCTCACCGCCGTGGGTGCGTCCCGCTCGGTGCTGGCCATCCAGGGGACCTGGATCGCGGCGCTGGTGCCGGCCTTGATGTTCGCCGTGCACTCCGACGGCATCGTCGGTGCGGGCGTGGCCCAGCCGCTGGTGGCGGTGCTGGTGGTCTGCCCCCTGGCCTTCTGGGCGGTGCGCCGCCACGGCGGCGGGTCGGCCTGGCACCTGCTCCGGGCCTGCGCCCGGCCCGCGCTCGGCACCTGCCTCGTCGGCGCCACGTTGCTCGCGGTTCGCGAGCTGACGACCCCGGGCTGGACCCAGCTCCTCGTCGCGGGCACGCTCTCGCTCCTCGTCTACGCCGCGTCCACCGGTCCGTGGGTGCGGCGGCACCTGCGCAGCATCCGCCAGCAGTGGGACGCCCATGACGCGGCGCAGGAGCAGGAGCCGGCGCGCGCCTGA
- a CDS encoding glycosyltransferase family 2 protein: protein MVAPGLALALSRSGGRAVPVVDHQDGLGRASVVIPCYRYGHYLAGAVRAALDQPGLEVEVIVVDDASPDDSGDRADDLARADPRVTVIRHRSNQGHIATYNDGLEAATGDWVALVSADDLLTPGALTRAAALMTEHPAVGFAYGRARHFGGVPPTPRLDASHWIVWPGEAWLRARCRTAHNVIASPEVVVRGSVLRSVGGYRADLPHSGDLEMWMRVAAVSDVGYVVGPDQALYRQHQDNMHTTTFRAGQQDGAAIDLRHRWAAFRAVLDDDARPLAVGAALDTEARRALAAEALDRILSARAHGREGRVVEELVGLWQEIVPEAEAHRGRALALGECSPLRSRSAWLPRAARNRLRNELRWWRLNQVGA from the coding sequence ATGGTCGCCCCGGGGCTGGCGCTCGCGCTCTCCCGGAGCGGGGGACGGGCGGTCCCGGTCGTGGACCACCAGGACGGCCTGGGCCGCGCCTCGGTCGTCATCCCGTGCTACCGCTACGGCCACTACCTGGCCGGTGCGGTCCGGGCGGCGCTCGACCAGCCCGGGCTGGAGGTGGAGGTCATCGTGGTCGACGACGCCTCGCCGGACGACAGCGGCGACCGCGCCGACGACCTGGCTCGGGCCGACCCACGGGTCACCGTGATCCGGCACCGCAGCAACCAGGGGCACATCGCGACGTACAACGACGGTCTCGAGGCCGCCACCGGCGACTGGGTGGCGCTGGTGTCGGCGGACGACCTGCTGACTCCGGGGGCGTTGACGCGGGCCGCGGCCCTGATGACCGAGCACCCGGCCGTCGGGTTCGCCTACGGGCGGGCACGGCACTTCGGCGGCGTGCCGCCGACGCCGCGGCTCGACGCCAGCCACTGGATCGTGTGGCCCGGTGAGGCGTGGCTGCGGGCCCGGTGCCGGACCGCCCACAACGTGATCGCGTCACCGGAGGTGGTCGTACGGGGGTCGGTGCTCCGCTCCGTCGGCGGCTACCGGGCCGACCTGCCCCACTCCGGCGACCTGGAGATGTGGATGCGGGTGGCCGCGGTGTCCGACGTGGGCTACGTGGTCGGCCCCGACCAGGCGCTCTACCGCCAGCACCAGGACAACATGCACACCACGACGTTCCGCGCCGGCCAGCAGGACGGCGCGGCGATCGACCTGCGGCACCGGTGGGCGGCCTTCCGGGCCGTCCTCGACGACGACGCGCGGCCGCTCGCGGTCGGTGCGGCCCTCGACACCGAGGCCCGGAGGGCGCTCGCCGCCGAGGCGCTGGACCGGATCCTCAGCGCCCGTGCCCACGGCCGGGAGGGCCGGGTCGTGGAGGAGCTGGTGGGGCTGTGGCAGGAGATCGTCCCGGAGGCGGAGGCCCACCGGGGGCGCGCGCTCGCGCTCGGCGAGTGCTCCCCGCTGCGGTCGCGGTCGGCATGGCTGCCCCGCGCCGCGCGCAACAGGCTCCGCAACGAGCTGCGGTGGTGGCGGCTCAACCAGGTCGGCGCATGA
- a CDS encoding DegT/DnrJ/EryC1/StrS family aminotransferase — MRIPLVDLASQQAEIADEVRAGLDEVFASGAFVGGPQVACFEQEYAGFIGVRHCVGVANGTDALELALRVAGVGPGGEVILPANTFVATAEAVSRLGARPVLVDVDDEHLLIDPAQVERAVTRRTQAIVPVHLYGQVAPMERLAPIAAAAGVPLVEDAAQAQGARRHDQPAGGIGLLAATSFYPGKNLGAAGDAGAVTTDDPELAHRVRVLAAHGSPTKYVHDEIGVNSRLDTVQAVVLRAKLARLARWNDARRRLAARYGELLADVPGVRLPVEAEGNTHVWHLYVVRVEDRDRLLGELAEAGVGAGVHYPTPVHLTGAYACLRRGPGSFPVTEEAAGRLLSLPLHPHLTCEQQDHVVASLVHALHGTA; from the coding sequence ATGAGGATCCCCCTGGTGGACCTCGCGTCCCAGCAGGCCGAGATCGCCGACGAGGTGCGGGCCGGCCTGGACGAGGTCTTCGCGAGCGGCGCCTTCGTCGGCGGCCCCCAGGTCGCCTGCTTCGAGCAGGAGTACGCCGGCTTCATCGGTGTGCGGCACTGCGTCGGCGTGGCCAACGGCACCGACGCCCTCGAGCTCGCGCTCCGCGTCGCCGGTGTGGGGCCCGGTGGCGAGGTGATCCTGCCGGCCAACACGTTCGTCGCCACGGCCGAGGCCGTGTCGCGGCTCGGCGCCCGGCCGGTGCTGGTGGACGTCGACGACGAGCACCTGCTGATCGACCCGGCCCAGGTCGAGCGCGCGGTCACCCGGCGGACCCAGGCGATCGTGCCCGTCCACCTCTACGGCCAGGTCGCTCCGATGGAGCGGCTCGCACCGATCGCGGCCGCCGCCGGCGTACCGCTCGTCGAGGACGCGGCCCAGGCGCAGGGCGCCCGGCGGCACGACCAGCCGGCGGGCGGGATCGGGTTGCTGGCCGCGACCAGCTTCTATCCCGGCAAGAACCTCGGCGCGGCCGGCGACGCGGGAGCCGTCACGACCGACGACCCCGAGCTGGCGCACCGGGTGCGGGTGCTGGCGGCCCACGGGTCGCCCACGAAGTACGTCCACGACGAGATCGGGGTCAACTCCCGCCTCGACACGGTGCAGGCGGTCGTCCTGCGCGCGAAGCTCGCGCGCCTGGCGCGGTGGAACGACGCACGCCGTCGGCTTGCTGCCCGCTACGGCGAGCTGCTGGCGGACGTGCCCGGGGTGCGGCTGCCCGTCGAGGCAGAAGGCAACACCCACGTGTGGCACCTCTACGTCGTCCGGGTCGAGGACCGGGACCGGCTGCTCGGCGAGCTCGCAGAGGCCGGGGTCGGCGCCGGCGTGCACTACCCGACCCCCGTGCACCTCACCGGCGCCTACGCCTGCCTCCGCCGGGGACCCGGCAGCTTCCCGGTCACCGAGGAGGCGGCCGGCCGGCTGCTGTCCCTCCCGCTGCACCCGCACCTGACCTGCGAGCAGCAGGACCACGTGGTCGCGAGCCTGGTTCACGCCCTCCACGGGACGGCGTGA
- a CDS encoding NeuD/PglB/VioB family sugar acetyltransferase, whose protein sequence is MNAPPELVLVGASGLAREVLSVEHGRNEAGRVVVLDDDPLTWGAWVSGACVVGGLERLLSFEEAAVVVAVGSGAARSAIVRRLTAMGTGTVRYARVVHPDVDVPQSCSVGSGSIVLAGVVLTDSVTVGRHVVLMPNVTLTHDCRVADFGTISAGVALGGGVRVGHGARIGMNASVREGVSVGAGATLGMGSVLLEDLPAGETWVGVPARPMRARAGRRSA, encoded by the coding sequence GTGAACGCGCCACCGGAGCTGGTGCTCGTCGGCGCGAGCGGGCTGGCCCGCGAGGTGCTGTCGGTCGAGCACGGTCGCAACGAGGCCGGGCGGGTGGTGGTGCTCGACGACGACCCGCTCACCTGGGGCGCCTGGGTGTCCGGCGCCTGCGTGGTCGGTGGCCTGGAGCGGTTGCTGTCCTTCGAGGAGGCCGCCGTCGTGGTGGCCGTCGGGAGCGGGGCGGCGCGCTCCGCGATCGTGCGCCGGCTGACCGCGATGGGCACGGGGACGGTCCGCTACGCGCGGGTCGTGCACCCCGACGTCGACGTGCCGCAGAGCTGCTCGGTGGGCTCGGGCAGCATCGTGCTCGCGGGGGTCGTCCTGACCGACTCGGTCACCGTCGGGCGCCACGTCGTGCTGATGCCGAACGTGACCCTCACCCACGACTGCCGCGTCGCCGACTTCGGCACGATCAGTGCCGGGGTCGCGCTCGGCGGCGGGGTGCGGGTGGGCCACGGCGCCCGGATCGGCATGAACGCCTCCGTGCGCGAGGGGGTCAGCGTGGGTGCCGGTGCGACGCTCGGGATGGGCTCGGTCCTGCTCGAGGACCTCCCCGCCGGCGAGACGTGGGTCGGGGTCCCCGCACGGCCGATGCGGGCCCGGGCCGGCAGGCGGTCCGCATGA
- a CDS encoding DegT/DnrJ/EryC1/StrS family aminotransferase produces MSRINVMQPWLGEEEIAAVTEVIASGWVAQGPRVAEFEARFGLAVGSPHAVATSSCTTALHLALVVAGIGPGDDVLVPSFSFIATANAPTYVGARPVFIDVDETTGNVTADAVRAAITPRTRAVIVVDQGGVPVDLDPIRAVCDPRGIVVVEDAACGAGSTYRGRPVGAGAEIACWSFHPRKLLTTGEGGMLTTTRADWAARARQLREHAMSISAAARHTSVLPPAEEYGEVGFNYRMTDLQAALGLVQLSRLPEIVRRRRELAACYTEQLRGVPGLRCVADPPWGTSNFQSFWVEVLPGHPVGRDGLMRLLAEADISARRGIMAAHRQPAYADRDCGWGELPVTDRLSSQTLILPLFHQLSPVEHARVVEVLRTAGVPR; encoded by the coding sequence ATGAGCCGGATCAACGTCATGCAGCCGTGGCTCGGCGAGGAGGAGATCGCCGCGGTCACCGAGGTCATCGCCTCCGGGTGGGTCGCCCAGGGCCCCCGCGTGGCCGAGTTCGAGGCGCGCTTCGGCCTCGCCGTCGGCTCGCCCCACGCCGTCGCCACCTCCAGCTGCACCACCGCCCTCCACCTCGCTCTCGTCGTCGCCGGGATCGGGCCCGGTGACGACGTCCTCGTCCCGTCCTTCTCGTTCATCGCCACCGCCAACGCGCCCACGTACGTCGGCGCGCGGCCCGTCTTCATCGACGTGGACGAGACCACCGGGAACGTGACCGCGGACGCGGTCCGGGCCGCCATCACCCCGCGCACGCGGGCCGTGATCGTCGTCGACCAGGGCGGCGTCCCGGTCGACCTGGACCCGATCCGGGCCGTCTGCGACCCCCGCGGCATCGTGGTGGTCGAGGACGCAGCCTGCGGCGCGGGATCGACGTACCGGGGCCGGCCGGTGGGCGCCGGCGCCGAGATCGCCTGCTGGTCCTTCCACCCGCGCAAGCTGCTGACGACCGGCGAGGGCGGGATGCTGACGACCACCCGCGCCGACTGGGCGGCGCGCGCCCGGCAGCTGCGCGAGCACGCGATGAGCATCTCCGCCGCGGCCCGGCACACCTCCGTGCTGCCGCCCGCCGAGGAGTACGGCGAGGTCGGCTTCAACTACCGGATGACCGACCTGCAGGCGGCCCTCGGGCTGGTCCAGCTGTCCCGGCTGCCCGAGATCGTCCGGCGGCGCCGCGAGCTGGCGGCCTGCTACACCGAGCAGCTGCGGGGGGTCCCCGGGCTGCGCTGCGTCGCCGACCCGCCCTGGGGAACCAGCAACTTCCAGTCGTTCTGGGTCGAGGTCCTGCCCGGTCACCCGGTCGGCCGGGACGGCCTGATGCGGCTGCTCGCGGAGGCCGACATCTCGGCCCGCCGCGGGATCATGGCCGCGCACCGGCAGCCGGCCTACGCCGACCGTGACTGCGGCTGGGGCGAGCTCCCGGTCACCGACCGGCTCTCCTCCCAGACCCTGATCCTGCCCTTGTTCCACCAGCTCTCCCCGGTCGAGCACGCGCGCGTCGTCGAGGTCCTCCGCACCGCAGGGGTGCCGCGGTGA
- a CDS encoding SDR family NAD(P)-dependent oxidoreductase — protein sequence MSGRLAGAHVLVTGGAGTIGSTLVDQLVEAGVDHVTVLDNFVRGRHVNLDGARASGRVDVIEGDIRDRDLVHDLVRGKDVVFHQAAIRITQCAEEPRLALDVLVGGTFNVVEAAVAGGVSKLVAASSASVYGMAEEFPTGERHHHHNADTLYGAAKSFNEGLLRSFRAMNGLDHVLLRYFNVYGPRMDVHGRYTEVLVRWMEHIDDGLAPVIFGDGSQSMDLVFTTDVARANVLAAESDVVEGAYNVGSGTETTLAELAGALLRVMGSKLQPEHAEARAVNDVSRRLADVTAARADLGFQSQVGLEDGLRQLVAWWRPLRGEIAAGRAFAGLS from the coding sequence GTGAGCGGCCGGCTGGCCGGCGCGCACGTGCTCGTGACGGGCGGGGCAGGCACGATCGGCTCGACCCTCGTCGACCAGCTCGTCGAGGCCGGGGTCGACCACGTGACCGTGCTGGACAACTTCGTGCGCGGCCGCCACGTCAACCTCGACGGCGCGCGGGCCTCCGGCCGGGTCGACGTCATCGAGGGCGACATCCGCGACCGCGACCTGGTCCACGACCTCGTGCGCGGCAAGGACGTGGTGTTCCACCAGGCGGCGATCCGGATCACCCAGTGCGCCGAGGAGCCGCGCCTGGCCCTCGACGTCCTCGTCGGCGGCACCTTCAACGTCGTCGAGGCCGCCGTCGCGGGCGGCGTCTCCAAGCTGGTCGCCGCCTCGTCGGCCTCGGTCTACGGGATGGCCGAGGAGTTCCCCACGGGCGAGCGCCACCACCACCACAACGCCGACACGCTCTACGGCGCGGCCAAGTCGTTCAACGAGGGGCTGCTCCGCAGCTTCCGGGCCATGAACGGCCTGGACCACGTCCTGCTGCGCTACTTCAACGTCTACGGCCCGCGGATGGACGTGCACGGCCGCTACACCGAGGTGCTGGTCCGCTGGATGGAGCACATCGACGACGGCCTCGCACCGGTGATCTTCGGTGACGGCAGCCAGTCCATGGACCTCGTCTTCACCACCGACGTGGCCCGCGCCAACGTGCTCGCCGCCGAGTCCGACGTCGTCGAGGGCGCCTACAACGTGGGGAGCGGCACCGAGACGACCCTGGCGGAGCTGGCCGGGGCCCTGCTCCGGGTCATGGGGTCCAAGCTCCAGCCCGAGCACGCCGAGGCCCGGGCGGTCAACGACGTGTCGCGCCGGCTCGCCGACGTGACCGCCGCCCGCGCCGACCTCGGCTTCCAGTCCCAGGTGGGCCTCGAGGACGGGCTGCGGCAACTGGTCGCGTGGTGGCGCCCGCTGCGCGGCGAGATCGCCGCCGGACGAGCCTTCGCGGGGCTGTCATGA